In Tripterygium wilfordii isolate XIE 37 chromosome 23, ASM1340144v1, whole genome shotgun sequence, one genomic interval encodes:
- the LOC119992572 gene encoding early nodulin-like protein 1 isoform X2, which yields MADLVTFQYSLLLMFLLFSFSQAKEILIGGSKDAWKVPSSQSESLNEWAEKSRFRIVWQYESGKDSVLQVTRDAYLSCNTSSPIEEYKDENTKVTLDRSGPFYFISGTNGHCEKGQKMIVVVLSPRHRYTGISPAPSPAESEGPAVAPTSSATSLKSGFMVVLGILLLGLF from the exons ATGGCTGATCTTGTAACTTTCCAATATTCTCTTTTGCTAATGTTTCTACTCTTCAGCTTCTCTCAAGCCAAAGAGATTTTGATTGGTGGCAGCAAAGATGCTTGGAAGGTCCCATCATCTCAATCAGAGTCTCTCAATGAATGGGCTGAAAAATCCAGATTTCGCATTG TTTGGCAGTACGAGAGTGGTAAGGACTCAGTTCTACAAGTGACCAGGGATGCTTACCTTAGCTGCAATACCTCAAGTCCAATTGAAGAGTACAAGGATGAGAACACCAAGGTGACACTTGATCGATCTGGGCCATTCTACTTCATCAGTGGAACCAATGGCCACTGTGAGAAGGGCCAGAAGATGATTGTGGTGGTTCTGTCTCCAAGGCACAGGTACACCGGTATCTCTCCTGCACCTTCTCCGGCAGAGTCTGAGGGTCCAGCCGTAGCTCCGACAAGCAGTGCAACAAGCTTGAAGAGTGGCTTCATGGTGGTGCTGGGCATTCTGCTTTTGGGGTTGTTTTGA
- the LOC119992572 gene encoding early nodulin-like protein 1 isoform X1 — MADLVTFQYSLLLMFLLFSFSQAKEILIGGSKDAWKVPSSQSESLNEWAEKSRFRIGDSLVWQYESGKDSVLQVTRDAYLSCNTSSPIEEYKDENTKVTLDRSGPFYFISGTNGHCEKGQKMIVVVLSPRHRYTGISPAPSPAESEGPAVAPTSSATSLKSGFMVVLGILLLGLF, encoded by the exons ATGGCTGATCTTGTAACTTTCCAATATTCTCTTTTGCTAATGTTTCTACTCTTCAGCTTCTCTCAAGCCAAAGAGATTTTGATTGGTGGCAGCAAAGATGCTTGGAAGGTCCCATCATCTCAATCAGAGTCTCTCAATGAATGGGCTGAAAAATCCAGATTTCGCATTGGTGACTCTCTTG TTTGGCAGTACGAGAGTGGTAAGGACTCAGTTCTACAAGTGACCAGGGATGCTTACCTTAGCTGCAATACCTCAAGTCCAATTGAAGAGTACAAGGATGAGAACACCAAGGTGACACTTGATCGATCTGGGCCATTCTACTTCATCAGTGGAACCAATGGCCACTGTGAGAAGGGCCAGAAGATGATTGTGGTGGTTCTGTCTCCAAGGCACAGGTACACCGGTATCTCTCCTGCACCTTCTCCGGCAGAGTCTGAGGGTCCAGCCGTAGCTCCGACAAGCAGTGCAACAAGCTTGAAGAGTGGCTTCATGGTGGTGCTGGGCATTCTGCTTTTGGGGTTGTTTTGA
- the LOC119992571 gene encoding nucleoid-associated protein At4g30620, chloroplastic-like isoform X2, with the protein MASTTSGGALTPYLSHMHHRSPSSSCSSSLSFFASPMSSGSKNGKNPRRLHLYALFGKKDNSDETPSKAGIMGNMQNLYETVKKAQMVVQVEAVRVQKELAVAEFDGYCEGELIKATLSGNQQPVRIEITEAAMELGPEKLSLLVTEAYKDAHQKSVQAMKERMSDLAQSLGMPPGLDGFK; encoded by the exons ATGGCCTCTACTACCAGCGGTGGTGCTTTGACTCCATATCTCTCGCACATGCACCACAGAAGCCCCAGCTCTTCCTGCTCTTCGTCTCTCTCCTTCT TTGCCTCACCAATGTCATCTGGTAGTAAGAATGGGAAGAACCCAAGACGTCTTCATTTATATGCATTATTTGGGAAAAAGGATAACAGTGATGAGACACCATCAAAG GCAGGAATTATGGGTAATATGCAAAACTTGTATGAAACTGTTAAGAAAGCACAAATGGTAGTGCAAGTAGAGGCAGTTCGTGTGCAGAAAGAACTTGCTGT GGCAGAATTTGATGGCTACTGTGAAGGTGAACTAATTAAG GCAACACTTTCTGGGAACCAGCAACCTGTGCGCATTGAGATCACTGAGGCTGCAATGGAACTAGGACCTGAA AAACTTTCACTTCTTGTCACAGAGGCCTACAAGGATGCACACCAAAAGAGTGTCCAG GCTATGAAAGAGAGAATGAGCGATCTTGCCCAAAGTTTAGGAATGCCACCAGGCCTTGATGGATTCAAATGA
- the LOC119992571 gene encoding nucleoid-associated protein At4g30620, chloroplastic-like isoform X1 has product MASTTSGGALTPYLSHMHHRSPSSSCSSSLSFFASPMSSGSKNGKNPRRLHLYALFGKKDNSDETPSKAGIMGNMQNLYETVKKAQMVVQVEAVRVQKELAVAEFDGYCEGELIKATLSGNQQPVRIEITEAAMELGPEVSNFYSIPLLSFLTCENLSLINVSLFSRNFHFLSQRPTRMHTKRVSRL; this is encoded by the exons ATGGCCTCTACTACCAGCGGTGGTGCTTTGACTCCATATCTCTCGCACATGCACCACAGAAGCCCCAGCTCTTCCTGCTCTTCGTCTCTCTCCTTCT TTGCCTCACCAATGTCATCTGGTAGTAAGAATGGGAAGAACCCAAGACGTCTTCATTTATATGCATTATTTGGGAAAAAGGATAACAGTGATGAGACACCATCAAAG GCAGGAATTATGGGTAATATGCAAAACTTGTATGAAACTGTTAAGAAAGCACAAATGGTAGTGCAAGTAGAGGCAGTTCGTGTGCAGAAAGAACTTGCTGT GGCAGAATTTGATGGCTACTGTGAAGGTGAACTAATTAAG GCAACACTTTCTGGGAACCAGCAACCTGTGCGCATTGAGATCACTGAGGCTGCAATGGAACTAGGACCTGAAGTGAGCAACTTTTACTCTATTCCACTGCTAAGTTTTCTAACATGCGAGAACTTGAGTCTTATAAATGTTTCTCTATTCTCCAGAAACTTTCACTTCTTGTCACAGAGGCCTACAAGGATGCACACCAAAAGAGTGTCCAG GCTATGA